ACCACTCAAATGAATAGATTTAAAGGGTTTTCAACTCAAAATGACTGAATTATGTAATCGCCTGAAAAATGAGCGAAAAAGAACCGGACTCAACCAAGAGGAGTTTGGGGAGGTTGGCGGGGTAAAAGCCGGCGCGCAACTGAACTATGAAAATGGATCACGGACGCCGGACGCTACCTATCTCAACAACCTGCGGAAAATTGGCGTTGATGTGTGGTATGTGCTGACCGGGGAGCATTTGACATCGCAGCTTTCTGGTGAGGAGAGCGAGCTTTTGAGTGGCTATCGACAATTAGATACTCGCGGAAAAGCTAGAGTCCTGGGCGTGATTGACGGTCTTGGAATAGAGCCATCAATTGCCGCGCAGGAAAAAAAGCAAGCGCAACTCGGTCATCCTCAGAAAGTGAAAAAATCTTTCTTCATACAAGACGGTAGAGAAAGTACCAATATTTCGACGGATAAAACGACCATCAAAGTCGGCCGTAAAAAAAAGGACGCTCTATAAAAGCAGACGACGTCTGTCCCGCCTGACCGTCTCATTCAGGGTTGCTGTCGATAAGCCGAAACGTAAGAAGAAATTGCGTTGCAAGGGGAAGGCCGGTAAAACAACCGGGAGCGGGATGGTACAGGTTTCCGAACAGGAAATCACGCCTCGCTGGCGTTTTCCGCGATTATTTCCCGTCGTTCCTGAATCTTTACCCACTCAAGTTTTGCTGAGCGCACAGCCGATTGCTTACTTGTATAAATATGCGGTAGTGTTTTTGGATGGCTTCGAGATCCTGCAAGTTGTTCCCCTTGCTTCTTGCTGACCTTGTCGCGCCATTTGGCGACTACGCCAGTGACGCCAGGATCTGGATCAGCTTGATCCTCCCGTTCAACTTCGGCTTCCTCGGTGCGCGTCTCCAGCTCGATGCTGCTGGTAAAGCCGGCGTCGCTGATGCTGTGCCGGACCTTGGCCGTCAGCCAGTCCTGATTATCGATATCGGCTTTGAATCCTACGACTTCCACAGGCGATTGCGGCATCAGCGCCGGGTCGCCAATTGCTAGTGATAATTCCAAGGTTGCGGCGCCGCGCTGGATGCGCTGCCACTCGGCGACGGCGGCGGCGCGGGCGTCGGCCTCATTGGCATAGGTCGTGCGCAGCCGCTTGCTGTTACCGGGTAATCCCGCCACCACACTGCGGCGCAGGCCGTGCCGGTCGTCATGCCAGAACACGCGCACGCCGCTATAGCTGTCGCGCTCGGCGCTATGGTAGCGATGCCTGTCGCCCAGGTTGCGCGTGATGCGGATCAGCGGCAGGTCGCGGCCTGACGCCGTCTTGCTGCGGCCCGCCGGCATGAATAGCAGCGTGTCGTTTTTGACGGTCGCGGCTGCGTCGTATTTCTTGCCTAGCCGGCGCAGGAATGCCGCGTCGCTCTCGCGGGTCTGGTCCAGATGCGCGATCTTTACACCCCGTAGCGCGTCGGCAATACCGGCTTTCAGCTCCTGCTGGAATGCGATCATTTCAATCACTGCGCCCAGGGTGGTGTCGTGGAAACTGCGCTCGACCGGTTGGCGGAAGGTATCGATCAGGCTGGCCGTCCTGGCACGCAAGGTCAGCAGGTCCGGCGCGCCGCTATGCTCGATCTCATCGACGGTAAAAATGCCCTTGTCGACCAGGCCGGATTCTTGCCAGCCTATCTGTACGTTGATCCTGGCGCCCTTGCTTGGTATCGCGAGCTGGCCATCCGTATCGGACAGGGTAATGCTCAGTTCGTCGGCGCTGTCGCTACGGCACTCGGTCAGGTCGAGACTGACCAGGCGCGGCGCGAATTTCCCCGTAATGTCCTGGCCGTCCAGCGTGATTTTGAAAGCAGGGATCGGGTAGTCCATCAGAACAGGCTCCGCATGCTGCCCGCGACATTGTTGAACGTCGAAGCGCCGGTATTGATGGCGTTGCTGGCGCTGTTGCTGATGCCCTCCAGGCTCAACATGTTTTTGATGCTACCCAGGTCGCCCAGGGTATTGAGCAAGCCCAGCACGGATTCGTCGGTACGCTCCAGGGTGATCGAAAATTCGATCTTGCCGGCGTCGCCGTCCTGTCTCAGCACCGTGCGGCCTTCGGTCATGCCGGTGATGACGTAGGACCCCAGGATGCGCCCGGTCCCCGCAATCAGAATCCACGACTTGCCGGTATCGCCCATCAGGCGCAAGGCATCCAGCGAATACACGCTGCCGGTCAGCTCCGGCGCGATCCAGCCGGACAGCGTGATGGTGTCGTCGCCCTTGCCGGTGTACTGGCGGGCATTACGGGCGCCGACTCGCGACGTACTCGGATGCTTCCAATCCGTCTTGCGTTGCAGCTCCTGGTAAGCCAGGGTCGGCAGGCTGAAGACAAACATGCCCAGGGTCATCATCATGACAAAAAATCCTTAAAAATGATTGTCGGATAAGCTGGAGCGCATCCGCGCCGCCTTCTGCCTATCTCGCTCTTCCATCGCCAGCATGACGGCGCGGGCAATGGCCTGTTCATCCATACCTGGCGCAGCGGTAATGGAGATCGTGATCGTGTCGCCCTGGATCACCATGCCGGCGCCGGCTGAACGTGACGCCTGCGGCGCAATCGGTGGCCGCGTATCGAAGGACAGCGCCGGCATGGCTGTTGCTCCGATGGCGATGCCGGCGCCGAGCTGGGTCAGTCGCTTGGCAAGGCCGCTGACCTGGTTGATCGGCGCATCCTGTCCGTTTTCGATGCCAAGCGCCAGCCCCTCGGTGATAAAGCCACCGAATCGGCTAAAGACCCGGCTAGGGCTGTGGATCTCCTGTTCCTTCGCAAACGTGATGCCGACCATGGCCCCCAGCTGCTTGATCTTGTCTTTCAAGAAACCGAAGCCCGACGAAATGCCATTGACCAGGCCCTGGATGATGTTGGCGCCGAACTCGGTAAATGTCCCCGGCAGCTCAACACCAAACCAACTCATGACTCCGGCAAATGCCTTATAGAACAGCCCCAGCGGCGACCAGTTCACTATCAATGCACTGACGCCGCCAATACCGCCGTCGAATGCCGTTTTCACATCCGCCCACAAGCCGCCAGCAAAGGTCTTGATGGTTTCACATACACGATTAAAGCGCTCGGTGATGCCATCCCACAGATCGCTAAAAAACGCCTTGAGCGGTTCCCAATTTTTATAGATCAGGAAAGCCAGCACCGCAATGAGGGTAATCAACAGCACAATCGGGTTAGTCAACAAGGCGCGGCCCAGCCACAAGACAGTTTTACCGATCGCCATGAAGCCGCCGCCAATGCCGCGCAGGATCGGGGATAACACGCCGCCGCTAACGCCCATCTTGGCGAACAGTACATGCAACATGGCATAGGGACCGATCAAGGCGGCCAGGCCCAGCATCAGCGGCCCCAGCACCACCAGGATGCCGGCGAGGATGCCGAAGCCGACAATCATCGCCTTGGCCGTGGCTGGGTTGCGCTCCATGAAGCCGTTCAAGCCTTCCAGGGCTTTCGTCACGGTTTCGATGGCGCTGGAATACAGCGGCAGGATTTTTTCGCCCATGGTTAGCTGGAGGTCGGCCAGCTTGGCGTGCGCGTCCATTTCCTTGCCGGCGGCCTGTTCGCGGGCCAGCGGTTCCAGCTGGTCCACATCGTAGGCGCCTTCATTTAAATTCCGATTCTTGTGGATCTGGGCGCGCTGCAAGTACATGTTCGCCATCAGGTCGCCAGCCTTGCGATTGGTAAACAGGCTGCCGATGGTGTCGAGAATCTTGTCTTTGCCGGTAATGCCGTTTTTTGCCAATTGCGGCAACAGGACCTTTTCCATCCACTCGAATTGGCTTTTCTTGAACAGGTCGGAACCCAGCAACGCACCAGGGTTCAGCTGGGCAGTTTGTCCGACCTTGTCCGGCACGACCTTGGTGTGATCGCCAATCAGGCCCAGCTTGTCCAGATTGATCGCAGCGCGCTTGCTGGTGCGTCCCTGGTACAGATTGTTATAGCTCGACATCAGGCCGTTACCGACCCCAAAGCCGCCCAGCTCCTGCACCAGCGGTTCCAGCTCGTAGTAAAACGACTTTTCGTCCATGCCCTTGGCAGCGATGCCGCCGGTCTTGATGAGGTTCAGCCATTCGGTAGGACCGACCCGGCCACCCGTGGCGGAAATGACCTTCTGCACCATGTTGGCCTGTTCGTGGAATTTCTCGGAACTGGCCGTGCCGCCGCGCACCTCGATGACCTTCAGCATGTCCATGAACTTGCGTTCATTCTCGCCGCCGGCTTCCTCGCCATAAAACGCCTTATTTGCAAATTTCATCTTCGCCAGCATGGGAGCGACCATCTGCGCATGCGGCAGATCGCCGAACACGGACATGCTGTCCCTGACTAACTCCAGGTTCTCGGCATGGCTGGTGCCGTAGGTTTTCATGTTGCGGGCGTAGCTCTCGGCGTCGGCGCTGACCTTCGGTCCAAGGCCCAGGGCAGTAATGCGGCCCTTCTCGGTCTGGTAGTGTTTCGCTTCTTTCAAGCCAGTGACCAAGGGCGCCCCCACGGCGGCGCCGGCCACCGTCGCACCGATGCCGGCCGCAGCGACATTGCCGGCGGTGGTACGCAGCTTGTCGGCGTGCTGGCGGGCGCCAGCAATCTTTTGCTGTTGCGCGCCGACTGCGGCCAGCTTCTTCTGCTGGGCGGTGAGTTCTGCATTGGTAAAGGCGATGCTGTTCTTGAGCCAGGTCTGAGCCGTGCCGAGCTGGCGCGTATCGATGCCGGCGCCGGACAAGCGCGTGCGCAGGATCTGCATTTGTTCGCCTTGCTGCTGGCCGGCCTGCTTCAAGGCGCTGGCGGATTTGACGGCGGCGTTCCATTCGCGGGTCATGGCGCGCGTGGGTTCCTCCGTTTGACGCATCCTCTGCGCCAGGGCGGCAATCTGCTGTTGCGTCTCGCGCAGCTTGCCAGAGCTGGCCTGCAAGCCGGCATTCAGTTCGCGGAAGCGCCCAACATCTTTTTGCTGGGCGTTGAGTTCTTTCAGCCGGTCGTTATTGGCCTTGATGGCTTTACCCAGGGCGGACGATTCGCCGGTGATCTTTTTTAAGGGGCCGGTCAGCTTGTCCAGCGCCGCAAAGACCACCTGTAGCCGCAATTGCTTCTCACTCATCCTAGTTTCCTATTCTTCAGCGCCGCTGCGCACCCTGGCGCGTTCGCGCCAGGCCATCAAGTCCGTTATGTCCAATTCATCCATGGCCTGCGGCGGCCAGTGAAACACCACCGCAATATCGGCCATCGGATCTTCTACTCGGTCCGGAAGGCCGCCAGCCGATCCGCTCTCTTCACCAAAAAAATGGCAACCTCCGCGCCGATCTCGGTCAAGTCCGCCGGGTCCATGCCGGCGACTTCGTGCGAGGTCAGGGTCGGTTGTGTGATACGTGGCAAAACGGTCTGCAAGGCGGCCACGCTCAGATTGCCCAATTCCATCAAAGAGACGCCGCGCAGCTCTCCCGCCTTCGGGCGCCGGATGGTGATTTCGCTGATGAAGTCATCGCCTCGCTTGATCGGTTCGTCCAGGGTGATCGACTTGGAGATAGCAGTAACGATAGCGGTCTTGGAAATAGCAGTAGTGTTTTTCATAGAGGCTTTCAAAAGGTTTTAAGAGCGAAAAAATAAAAGGGGTTGGAGTTGTTCTTGACCTGGCTTACAGGCCGATAGCGCGGCGCAGATCTGCGTTACGATCCACGCCGCCGATTTTCTCGACGCCGTTGACGAAATCGAATTCGTAGATCGATTTGTTGTCGATGGTCAGCTTGTAATAGCTGCATGCAGTGCTGTATTTCTGGTTCGTCTCTTCTGTCGACTTGGCGCTGCCCATATCGATTTCCTTGTGGCGCCCGCGCACAACGATTTCCACGGTCGATACGGTGCCGTCGTCGTCGTTTTCATAGCCGCCGGAAAAGCGCAGTTGGGTGGCGTTGTGGCTGCGGGCGCCATACTGCAGCAAGGCATCGATCAGGATGCCACCTGCGGTCCACTCCAGCGTGATCGCTTCGTTGCCAAAGTCCACCGATACCGGGCCGGTCATACCGGCGGCGCGGTATTCCTCCATCTTGCGCGAGAGTTTCGGCAAAGTGATTTCCGTGACCTGGCCGAAGTAGGAATTTCCGCTATCGAACAGATTGAACAGTTTCAATTTTTTAGGCATGCCCATGGTGTGATGCTCTCTTTCTGTAATTGGTTAGGCGGCAACAGCAGCGGCGAAGTCGGCCAGGTAGCGGTCAGTGATGCGCTGCTGGAACATCAGGTTTTCCAGGGGCGGGACCGGGGTATAGTCGTAATCGATTGTCAGCTGGCCGTTCTTCAAATTTTCCTTGCTGTTGAACTGTTCATCGCACCAGGCGCTACCGCCGATCAGATAGCCGCGCTTGACCAGGTCGCGGAATTTGGCGTTGATGCTTTCGACCAGGTCTTTTGCCAGCGACGGATGCAAGGGCTTGTCGGCATAGGTCATATGCGCCTCGGCAATCGTGTCAGCCAGCACCTGGGCGGTACGCGTGTAGTTCTCAAAATAGAAGAATTCCGGCGTTTCGCAAGTGCGCGAACCCCAGAAGCGGAAGCCGCCGCTGTTAATCAGCGTGGTGACTTCCTTGGCGTTCAGGAAGCCGGCATCGGTGGCCGGATCTTGCAGATCCCAGAACACGTCCGCCGAGATGCCGGTCGGGCCGTTGACGACGATATTGGACAGGGACTTATGCCAGCCGATCTCTTCGTCCAGTTTGGCGCGCAGGCCCAGGGCATAGGCCACAGCCGAGATATTGGCGTCCGCATTGGTGGCAGTGTCCCAGCTCACGAAATCCGGCCAGATCAGCATCAGTTCGCGCTGGCCGAAATCCTTCCGATACAGCACCGCGTCTTCCTTGGTCAGACAGCCGTGCGCAGATGCATAGACAAAGCCGCGCAGCTTTTGGGCGACGCTGACCATGGCGTTCGTCACGGCCTTGGTGTCCAGCCCTGGCGCGCCAAGGATGCGCGGCTTGATACCGAGTTTGCTCTGCGCGGCTAGCAGCGCCTTGACGCCGGTGTACTTGCCAGCCGCGGTCGTGGTGCCGATCACATTAGAGGTGGTTTCCGCTTCGTCCTTGCCTTCGGCCACGCGCACCACCACCGTAAACGGTTTAGTCTGCATGCCGATAGCGTCGAGGGCGCGG
The sequence above is a segment of the Collimonas sp. PA-H2 genome. Coding sequences within it:
- a CDS encoding phage tail sheath protein yields the protein MPTDYHHGVRVIEKNDGTRPIRTISTAVIGLVATAEDADPVAFPLDTPVLLTNVPAAIGKAGVKGTLRRALDAIGMQTKPFTVVVRVAEGKDEAETTSNVIGTTTAAGKYTGVKALLAAQSKLGIKPRILGAPGLDTKAVTNAMVSVAQKLRGFVYASAHGCLTKEDAVLYRKDFGQRELMLIWPDFVSWDTATNADANISAVAYALGLRAKLDEEIGWHKSLSNIVVNGPTGISADVFWDLQDPATDAGFLNAKEVTTLINSGGFRFWGSRTCETPEFFYFENYTRTAQVLADTIAEAHMTYADKPLHPSLAKDLVESINAKFRDLVKRGYLIGGSAWCDEQFNSKENLKNGQLTIDYDYTPVPPLENLMFQQRITDRYLADFAAAVAA
- a CDS encoding phage tail assembly protein — encoded protein: MKNTTAISKTAIVTAISKSITLDEPIKRGDDFISEITIRRPKAGELRGVSLMELGNLSVAALQTVLPRITQPTLTSHEVAGMDPADLTEIGAEVAIFLVKRADRLAAFRTE
- a CDS encoding phage major tail tube protein; its protein translation is MGMPKKLKLFNLFDSGNSYFGQVTEITLPKLSRKMEEYRAAGMTGPVSVDFGNEAITLEWTAGGILIDALLQYGARSHNATQLRFSGGYENDDDGTVSTVEIVVRGRHKEIDMGSAKSTEETNQKYSTACSYYKLTIDNKSIYEFDFVNGVEKIGGVDRNADLRRAIGL
- a CDS encoding helix-turn-helix domain-containing protein is translated as MTELCNRLKNERKRTGLNQEEFGEVGGVKAGAQLNYENGSRTPDATYLNNLRKIGVDVWYVLTGEHLTSQLSGEESELLSGYRQLDTRGKARVLGVIDGLGIEPSIAAQEKKQAQLGHPQKVKKSFFIQDGRESTNISTDKTTIKVGRKKKDAL
- a CDS encoding GpE family phage tail protein, with protein sequence MADIAVVFHWPPQAMDELDITDLMAWRERARVRSGAEE
- a CDS encoding phage tail protein; this translates as MMMTLGMFVFSLPTLAYQELQRKTDWKHPSTSRVGARNARQYTGKGDDTITLSGWIAPELTGSVYSLDALRLMGDTGKSWILIAGTGRILGSYVITGMTEGRTVLRQDGDAGKIEFSITLERTDESVLGLLNTLGDLGSIKNMLSLEGISNSASNAINTGASTFNNVAGSMRSLF
- a CDS encoding contractile injection system protein, VgrG/Pvc8 family, which codes for MDYPIPAFKITLDGQDITGKFAPRLVSLDLTECRSDSADELSITLSDTDGQLAIPSKGARINVQIGWQESGLVDKGIFTVDEIEHSGAPDLLTLRARTASLIDTFRQPVERSFHDTTLGAVIEMIAFQQELKAGIADALRGVKIAHLDQTRESDAAFLRRLGKKYDAAATVKNDTLLFMPAGRSKTASGRDLPLIRITRNLGDRHRYHSAERDSYSGVRVFWHDDRHGLRRSVVAGLPGNSKRLRTTYANEADARAAAVAEWQRIQRGAATLELSLAIGDPALMPQSPVEVVGFKADIDNQDWLTAKVRHSISDAGFTSSIELETRTEEAEVEREDQADPDPGVTGVVAKWRDKVSKKQGEQLAGSRSHPKTLPHIYTSKQSAVRSAKLEWVKIQERREIIAENASEA
- a CDS encoding phage tail tape measure protein; this translates as MSEKQLRLQVVFAALDKLTGPLKKITGESSALGKAIKANNDRLKELNAQQKDVGRFRELNAGLQASSGKLRETQQQIAALAQRMRQTEEPTRAMTREWNAAVKSASALKQAGQQQGEQMQILRTRLSGAGIDTRQLGTAQTWLKNSIAFTNAELTAQQKKLAAVGAQQQKIAGARQHADKLRTTAGNVAAAGIGATVAGAAVGAPLVTGLKEAKHYQTEKGRITALGLGPKVSADAESYARNMKTYGTSHAENLELVRDSMSVFGDLPHAQMVAPMLAKMKFANKAFYGEEAGGENERKFMDMLKVIEVRGGTASSEKFHEQANMVQKVISATGGRVGPTEWLNLIKTGGIAAKGMDEKSFYYELEPLVQELGGFGVGNGLMSSYNNLYQGRTSKRAAINLDKLGLIGDHTKVVPDKVGQTAQLNPGALLGSDLFKKSQFEWMEKVLLPQLAKNGITGKDKILDTIGSLFTNRKAGDLMANMYLQRAQIHKNRNLNEGAYDVDQLEPLAREQAAGKEMDAHAKLADLQLTMGEKILPLYSSAIETVTKALEGLNGFMERNPATAKAMIVGFGILAGILVVLGPLMLGLAALIGPYAMLHVLFAKMGVSGGVLSPILRGIGGGFMAIGKTVLWLGRALLTNPIVLLITLIAVLAFLIYKNWEPLKAFFSDLWDGITERFNRVCETIKTFAGGLWADVKTAFDGGIGGVSALIVNWSPLGLFYKAFAGVMSWFGVELPGTFTEFGANIIQGLVNGISSGFGFLKDKIKQLGAMVGITFAKEQEIHSPSRVFSRFGGFITEGLALGIENGQDAPINQVSGLAKRLTQLGAGIAIGATAMPALSFDTRPPIAPQASRSAGAGMVIQGDTITISITAAPGMDEQAIARAVMLAMEERDRQKAARMRSSLSDNHF